The window ACAAAAAAAATCAAAAAAGCCTTTAGGGTTCAGTCTTATAAAAACATAAAGGCAGTACATAGCCACGATCATACTTACTAATCGAGCAAGTTGGACTAAACTTTCACTCACATTTATTGCAGTAATAATTGATAAGCAACTAATAAAGAAAAAACCTAGATAAACTAAAAAAAATATTTTTATATGCTTAGGAATAATAAATACTTTAAAGTCCTCCTTGTTTTTGAAAATAAAAACTAGCGATACTGCATTTAATAACGATACGTACAACCATTCTGGCGCATCATAATCTACTGCTCCGAATAAGGGTACAAAACTTACCAATAAATAAAGTAAAACTAAAACATATGAAATAGTATGTGCAGAAGTCGTTGGTACTTTCAACTGAGAAGGCTTTTTATTCTTTTGCATCATTAAGTAATTTGGAGATGTTGTATTTTATATGAAGCAAATTAAGTGAAAATCTTGGAATCAGTAATTTAGTTTGAAAAAATAGTTTTTATCATTTTAAAGACAGCATATATTGAATTAGCTAGTTGATTTTTTGAATTATAATTCTATAAGAATATCTAGCAACACTTTAACAATGTCTTCACGCCTAGATCGTACCTTTGCAAGTATGCTAGACATCAAGAAAATAAGAGCAGATTTCCCGATTCTCAATAGAGAGGTAAATGGTCGTCCATTGATCTATTTTGATAATGCAGCCACTTCTCAAAAGCCTATTCAGGTAATTGATAAGATCGTGGAGTATTACACTATGTACAATGCAAATATTCATCGTGGAGTACATGCTTTAAGTCAGGAGGCAACAGATCTTTTTGAACAATCTCGTGGAAAAATTAGAGCCTTTTTTAATATTCCATTAGCAAAACAAGTCATCTTCACTTCTGGAAACACTCACTCTATAAATGCCGTCGCAAGTGGCGCACATGTTTTTGTAAAAAAAGGTGATGAAGTAATAGTGAGCGCTGTAGAACATCATTCTAATATCGTTCCATGGCAAATGCTTTGCGAGCGAGTAGGTGCCACACTTAAAGTCATTCCTGTTCTAGATAACGGTCAATTGGATATGGAGGCATATCATAAATTGCTTAATGATAAAACAGCTTTTGTAGTAGTAAATCATGTTTCTAACGCACTAGGAGTTACTAATCCTGTTAAAGAAATAATTGACGCTGCTCATGAGTTTGATGCCATGACACTTATAGATGGTGCACAATCTTGTGGACACATGAAGTTAGATCTTCAAGCACTCAATGCCGATTTCTACACCATGTCTGGACATAAAATGTGCGGTCCTACAGGTATAGGAGTATTATATGGGAAAGAAGAAGCCTTGAACGCTTTGCCTCCATATCAAGGTGGTGGCGAGATGATAGATCAAGTGACTTTTGAAAAAACAACTTACGCAGGTTTACCACATAAATTTGAAGCGGGAACACCTAACATTGCTGGTGGGATCGCTCTAGGTGCTGCCGTAGATTACCTTAATCACGTCGGTATGGATAACATCGCAGCTTATGAACATGAGTTGCTGGTTTATGGAACAGAGCAAATAAAAACTATTCCCGGCGCAACTATTTATGGAGATGTAACTGACAAAGCTGCGGTAATTAGTTTTAATGTAGCAAGCTTACATCCTTATGATATAGGAACTATTGTAGATAAGCTAGGAGTTGCAGTAAGAACTGGACACCACTGTGCGCAACCAGTTATGGAGCGGTTTGAAATCCCTGGAACGATAAGAGCTAGTTTTGCATTTTACAATACAAAAGAAGAAATTGATGTTATGGTACAAGCTTTGCAACGTGCTGTAAATATGTTATCTTAACATATAAATCCTTAAACCGACTATTATGAAATTAGTTACTATATTTTTCAGCTTATTACTACTTACTGCCACTAAAGAATGTGGTTCTGATAAAACAGCTGATGCAAGCGAAATGAAAAAAGAAATTACCGAAAACATGAATGGAAGCTATGATGTTACAATGGTAGGTGATAATGACTACTCTGAATACGATATTACTATGAACATAGACATGGGTAAAGAGAATAAAATTTCTGGGAAGTCTGCTTGTAACAACTACTCTGGAAGTTTTAAAAATCCAAAAGAGAATCAAGTAGAAATGGGTATGATGATGAGTACAAAAATGTACTGTAAAGAAACCTCTCAAATAGAAAGCGACTACTTAGGCCATCTTTCAAAAGTTGCTTCTGTAAATCCTACTAAGAATGGAATGGAACTTATGAATAAAGAAGGTGAAGTAATCATAGTCGCTATAAAACAAAAATAACAATGGCAAGTATTCAAGAAATACAAGAAGAAATAGTGGAAGAGTTTTCCATGTTTGACGACTGGATGCAACGTTATGAATACATGATCGATTTAGGTAAAAGTTTACCTCTTATTGATGAAGAATTAAAGACAGAAGATCGCATCATTAAAGGTTGCCAGTCTAAAGTATGGGTAAACGCAGCGCTAGAAAGTGATAAAATTGCTTTCACTGCAGACAGTGATGCTATCATTACAAAAGGAATTATCGCAATTCTAATTAGAGCATGGTCTGGACAGAAACCAGCAGATATTATCGCTGCAAATACTGATTTTATAGACGAGATAGGACTTAAAGAGCATCTTTCCCCTACTCGTGCAAATGGACTCGTTTCCATGATCAAACAATTAAAAATGTATGCAGTGGCATATCAAACTCAATTAAACTAAGATGGACGAAATCAACGGTCAAGAAATAGGAGAAAAAGTAGTAAGAGTTCTTAAAACCATCTACGATCCAGAAATTCCAGTAGATATCTACGAGCTAGGACTTATTTATGATGTAATGGTAAGCAGCGATGCAGATGTGAAAATTCTCATGACACTTACCTCGCCTAATTGCCCTGTTGCCGAAACGTTACCTGTGGAAGTAGAGGAAAAAGTAAAGACACTCAAAGAAGTAAATGATGCAGAGGTTGAGATAACTTTTGATCCACCATGGAATAAAGATTTGATGAGTGAAGAGGCAAAACTAGAACTAGGAATGCTATAAAAATGGCTGAAGAAATTATCAATCGAGTTGCAAACTCTAAGTTAAAAACTTTTGACTTAGAAGATTTTTACGTGCCAGGACCACGCACCTCGATAGACATATCTAAGTGGTTGCTAGAAGGTATTGTGCTGGTAGAATCCCGCTTTCGCGAAAGCTTAAAAACAACAGACTTCTCGATTTATAAAGATCATTATGTAGTTATAAATTGTAGCACAGACGCTATCATACCGCAATGGGCGTGGATGCTTGTGCAAAGTCAGCTTCATGGAATTGCTAAAAAAGTTGTGGTAGGCACTCAAGAGCAACTAGAAACAGAATTGTACAGAGAAGTTATTTCTAACTTAGATGTAAGTGAATTCAAAGACATTCCGATGATTGTAAAAGGTTGTTCTAATAAACCAGTTCCTGTCGCTGCATATGCGATGATAACAGATAAGCTTCAAAGCGTTGCAAAGTCTATTATGTATGGTGAAGCATGCTCTGCCGTTCCTGTATTTAAGAAGAAAAAGCAACTTTCTTAGTCATTATGTCAGCTCAAATTACTGAAATTGCTGTGGCACATTCCTTGAAAACAATATTTTATATTTCGAGAATGATCTCGTAATTACAAGCAACTCTATTTATGTCATTTTTCGGCTATATCGCTATATTTTTTGTTCTTAGATGGATTTATAGCGCCTTCTTTAATGATAGCAATTCACAACAAAGAAGAACTTATTCTGGTGGAAGTCCTTATCAGCGCAGTACCAGCGTTAGTCCAGAAGACTTTGAACTACACCTATTATCTCTGACCTCTTTAATTATAAAGGCAGATGGTAAAGTCACCCAAAGAGAACTAGACTATGTACGACAATATTTCGTTAGCTCTTATGGAAAAGAAAGAGCAAACGCCATATTTAAAGTTTTTAATGAAGTTGTTAAAAAGCGAGAAGTAAGTGCAGCACGTATCTGTAACTATCTTAACGCACGAACTCGTTACGAGTCTCGATTGCAAATTCTTCATTTTCTATTTGGCATCGCTCAAGCAGATGGTCATGTTAGTGATCCTGAAGTTAGAATAATTCAGCAAATTGCAGGTTATTTGAGGCTTACAGAGCGAGATTTTATCTCTATAAAAGCAATGTTTGTAAAGGATCAAGATAATGCCTACAAGATCCTTGAAATTGATAAGTCTGTACCAGATCATGAAGTAAAAAAGGCCTATCGAACTATGGCCAAAAAATACCATCCTGATAAACTTATGGACATGGATGAGGCGTACAGAAAAGGTGCTGAAGAGAAGTTTACAAAAGTCCAAGAAGCTTATGAAACAGTGCGCAAAGAGCGCGGAATGAGTTAGATGATCTCACTTGAACGCTATTAGGTTTTTATAAATTGTATCTTTGATATATGAAGTCTTCCATCAATAAAATTATCATAAAGGCATTGCAACCCTTTCACCCTAAAGAAATAGCAGTTTTTGGCTCCTATTCTCGTGGAACAAATTCTGCAACTAGCGATATAGATATTGTAGTGTCTTTTATGAACCGAATATCATTATTTGATATAGGTAAGATTTACGATGTTTTTGAAACTAAGTATAATTTGAAAATTGATCTCGTTCAAAAAGAAGCCATGAGTCCAGAGTTTGAAAAATCAATTTCTCAAGATCTAAAGTATATTTATAAAAGTGTCTAGCGATTTTCACAAATTACAAAGTGCTCTCAAATCAATTCTCAAAATTGAATACTATACTAAAGATGTCACTTTTGAAGAATTCATTGATAATGAAGAAAAAGCAGACGCTACCTTAATTCATTTTGTAAATTTAGGCGAGCGTCTTTCTAGTCTATCAGAAGGTTTTCAAAAGCAACATGAGCAATTACCCTATTCAGAGTCTAGACAAATGAGAAATTTCATCGCTCATCAATACGATGCCATCCATAAAGTAACTATTTGGGAAACCATACAGAATGAACTACCGAAACTTAAAAATGAAATTCAAAAACTTCTTCAAGAAATAAATGAATCAAAGTAGCCTAGAAAACCCATACCTAAAAGGACAAGTACTTCTCATAGATAAACCACTGGAATGGTCTTCCTTCCAAGTCGTAAATAAACTGCGCTGGTTGATTAGAAAAGAATATAAAATAAAAAAGATTAAGGTAGGGCATGCAGGCACTTTAGATCCTTTGGCAAGCGGTTTATTAATTATTTGTACCGGTAAGGAAACAAAAAATATTACCACCTATCAAGCTCAAGAAAAAGAATATACCGGAACT is drawn from Nonlabens dokdonensis DSW-6 and contains these coding sequences:
- a CDS encoding HepT-like ribonuclease domain-containing protein, with translation MSSDFHKLQSALKSILKIEYYTKDVTFEEFIDNEEKADATLIHFVNLGERLSSLSEGFQKQHEQLPYSESRQMRNFIAHQYDAIHKVTIWETIQNELPKLKNEIQKLLQEINESK
- a CDS encoding molecular chaperone DjiA → MSFFGYIAIFFVLRWIYSAFFNDSNSQQRRTYSGGSPYQRSTSVSPEDFELHLLSLTSLIIKADGKVTQRELDYVRQYFVSSYGKERANAIFKVFNEVVKKREVSAARICNYLNARTRYESRLQILHFLFGIAQADGHVSDPEVRIIQQIAGYLRLTERDFISIKAMFVKDQDNAYKILEIDKSVPDHEVKKAYRTMAKKYHPDKLMDMDEAYRKGAEEKFTKVQEAYETVRKERGMS
- a CDS encoding META domain-containing protein, with the protein product MKLVTIFFSLLLLTATKECGSDKTADASEMKKEITENMNGSYDVTMVGDNDYSEYDITMNIDMGKENKISGKSACNNYSGSFKNPKENQVEMGMMMSTKMYCKETSQIESDYLGHLSKVASVNPTKNGMELMNKEGEVIIVAIKQK
- a CDS encoding nucleotidyltransferase family protein: MKSSINKIIIKALQPFHPKEIAVFGSYSRGTNSATSDIDIVVSFMNRISLFDIGKIYDVFETKYNLKIDLVQKEAMSPEFEKSISQDLKYIYKSV
- a CDS encoding DUF2480 family protein; this translates as MAEEIINRVANSKLKTFDLEDFYVPGPRTSIDISKWLLEGIVLVESRFRESLKTTDFSIYKDHYVVINCSTDAIIPQWAWMLVQSQLHGIAKKVVVGTQEQLETELYREVISNLDVSEFKDIPMIVKGCSNKPVPVAAYAMITDKLQSVAKSIMYGEACSAVPVFKKKKQLS
- a CDS encoding aminotransferase class V-fold PLP-dependent enzyme, whose protein sequence is MLDIKKIRADFPILNREVNGRPLIYFDNAATSQKPIQVIDKIVEYYTMYNANIHRGVHALSQEATDLFEQSRGKIRAFFNIPLAKQVIFTSGNTHSINAVASGAHVFVKKGDEVIVSAVEHHSNIVPWQMLCERVGATLKVIPVLDNGQLDMEAYHKLLNDKTAFVVVNHVSNALGVTNPVKEIIDAAHEFDAMTLIDGAQSCGHMKLDLQALNADFYTMSGHKMCGPTGIGVLYGKEEALNALPPYQGGGEMIDQVTFEKTTYAGLPHKFEAGTPNIAGGIALGAAVDYLNHVGMDNIAAYEHELLVYGTEQIKTIPGATIYGDVTDKAAVISFNVASLHPYDIGTIVDKLGVAVRTGHHCAQPVMERFEIPGTIRASFAFYNTKEEIDVMVQALQRAVNMLS
- a CDS encoding iron-sulfur cluster assembly protein, which gives rise to MDEINGQEIGEKVVRVLKTIYDPEIPVDIYELGLIYDVMVSSDADVKILMTLTSPNCPVAETLPVEVEEKVKTLKEVNDAEVEITFDPPWNKDLMSEEAKLELGML
- a CDS encoding SufE family protein; translated protein: MASIQEIQEEIVEEFSMFDDWMQRYEYMIDLGKSLPLIDEELKTEDRIIKGCQSKVWVNAALESDKIAFTADSDAIITKGIIAILIRAWSGQKPADIIAANTDFIDEIGLKEHLSPTRANGLVSMIKQLKMYAVAYQTQLN